One window from the genome of Luteitalea sp. encodes:
- a CDS encoding glycosyltransferase, which produces MRHRHHGAHRWPLVAPGAVRLGVRGGCPDSAYPGLPDHHWGVWKHAPAGLPCGWTPRHRDRDPGRWYQPHRAPSSRARAAVRPGRCGAHALDCRDHAPGADTRLLPMDLARADAPPVDQRNGSRGARALSGGDRQLGAPAADGRGGEMRSRTGRRLTIFIAHPSELLTDHRPHGDGLVSFAFLSRLAERGHELHVAAQVVDVLAALPANFHVYELLPGSRLSIWDRLRFMVRMRVLFARLRARVSFDVIHQMNPVFTGMSLVFIGVRTPIVLGTFVPTWQSEADRLDLGRRKRSGVKAMILSGLARLQQARAAGLLIASPAARSRIAQPSRHEGRIFEVPHGIDLTGFPERRAVPARPSVLFLTSVIYRKGIFTLLDAFGEVARAVPDVTLVIAGPGEQWEEVRARVAEMNDGRIRLLGPVDRRDVPALMQAHSVYCLPSYGEPLATSLLEAMACGVPIVATSTGGTPFLLDEAGARLVPPRDPRRLAAALIEVLTSPALQRSMGRHNRRRVEDEFEIERAVDRLEEAYTAVLRADARPSASRGGVNGPGRRTEPVQHGLSVSGRADHDMRL; this is translated from the coding sequence ATGCGCCATCGGCATCACGGTGCTCACCGCTGGCCCCTTGTTGCTCCGGGTGCTGTACGGCTCGGCGTTCGCGGCGGCTGCCCAGATTCTGCCTATCCTGGTCTTCCGGATCATCATTGGGGGGTTTGGAAACATGCTCCGGCAGGGCTTCCTTGCGGCTGGACGCCCCGGCATCGTGACAGGGATCCAGGTCGCTGGTATCAGCCTCACCGTGCCCCTTCTTCTCGTGCTCGTGCCGCGGTTCGGCCTGGTCGGTGCGGCGCTCACGCTCTTGACTGTCGCGATCACGCGCCTGGGGCTGACACTCGCCTGCTACCGATGGATCTTGCGCGTGCCGATGCCCCGCCTGTGGATCAACGGAACGGATCTCGCGGTGCTCGCGCGCTATCGGGCGGAGATCGTCAGCTCGGTGCTCCGGCCGCGGACGGCCGCGGGGGTGAAATGAGATCGCGCACCGGCCGCCGCCTCACGATCTTCATTGCGCATCCGTCGGAGCTGCTGACCGACCACCGGCCGCACGGCGACGGGCTGGTGTCGTTTGCTTTTCTCAGCAGACTGGCGGAGCGCGGACACGAGCTGCACGTGGCGGCGCAGGTGGTGGATGTGCTGGCCGCGCTCCCCGCCAACTTTCACGTGTACGAGCTCCTGCCGGGCAGCCGGCTGTCGATTTGGGATCGGCTCAGGTTCATGGTGCGCATGCGCGTGCTGTTCGCGCGTTTGCGCGCCCGCGTCTCGTTCGACGTGATTCACCAGATGAACCCGGTCTTCACGGGGATGAGCTTGGTGTTCATCGGGGTGCGCACGCCGATCGTCCTGGGGACGTTCGTGCCGACGTGGCAGAGCGAAGCCGACAGGTTGGACCTCGGCCGGCGGAAGCGTTCCGGCGTCAAGGCGATGATTCTGAGTGGGCTTGCCAGACTGCAGCAGGCACGAGCGGCGGGTCTGTTGATTGCTTCGCCGGCGGCGCGGTCGCGCATCGCGCAACCGAGCCGGCACGAAGGGCGCATTTTCGAGGTTCCGCACGGCATCGATCTCACGGGCTTCCCCGAGCGCCGCGCGGTGCCCGCGCGTCCGTCCGTGCTGTTTCTTACGAGCGTGATCTATCGCAAGGGGATCTTCACGCTCTTGGATGCATTTGGCGAGGTTGCGCGCGCGGTACCGGACGTCACGCTGGTCATCGCGGGGCCCGGTGAACAGTGGGAAGAAGTGCGGGCGCGCGTCGCCGAGATGAACGACGGCAGAATCCGCCTCCTGGGCCCCGTGGATCGCCGTGATGTCCCTGCCCTGATGCAGGCGCACTCGGTGTACTGCCTGCCCTCGTACGGGGAACCGTTGGCCACGAGCCTGCTCGAGGCGATGGCGTGCGGCGTGCCCATCGTGGCGACCTCCACGGGCGGCACGCCGTTTCTCCTCGACGAGGCGGGAGCGCGGCTCGTGCCGCCGCGAGATCCACGCCGATTGGCGGCGGCCTTGATCGAGGTCCTGACCTCGCCAGCGCTGCAGCGCTCGATGGGCCGGCACAATCGCCGGCGCGTCGAAGACGAATTCGAGATCGAACGAGCGGTGGACCGTCTGGAGGAGGCGTATACCGCGGTCCTGCGCGCGGACGCTCGGCCGTCGGCGTCGCGCGGAGGCGTCAATGGGCCCGGACGACGGACGGAGCCTGTTCAGCACGGACTCTCGGTTTCTGGACGTGCCGATCATGACATGAGGCTATGA